The following proteins are encoded in a genomic region of Gouania willdenowi chromosome 6, fGouWil2.1, whole genome shotgun sequence:
- the LOC114465377 gene encoding laminin subunit beta-1-like, translating to MALPVWEAKNRANDAKANAMEVLIKSSRSRERVEQSNEQLRDLIREIRDLLTNDKADVSVIEAVSNEVLALEMPTSTEKLQELTKEIRDKVATLTSVESILNQSAADIKEAEVLLRQAEVASFLCGVDFQILEAENGRKIKTRKNQHPMDAIQRPEQHQRNAGASDSCERPQSDSIMEFEEGVKDKFGQVKEHVEERGDAVLQARRRADELQLEAKELLVQTSIKLERLGELESSYESNQLILKTKAAELAQLEEAVRLLLDEISHKVTLYSTCV from the exons ATGGCGCTCCCG GTCTGGGAGGCCAAAAATCGTGCAAATGATGCAAAGGCCAATGCCATGGAAGTGCTGATCAAATCCAGCCGCAGCAGAGAGAGAGTGGAGCAGAGCAACGAGCAGCTCCGTGACCTCATCAGGGAGATCAGAGACCTCCTCACCA ACGACAAAGCTGACGTGTCTGTCATCGAGGCGGTGTCCAACGAGGTGCTGGCCCTAGAGATGCCCACCTCCACAGAAAAGCTACAGGAGCTCACCAAGGAGATCAGGGACAAAGTGGCTACGCTAACTAGCGTGGAGAGCATCCTCAACCAGAGCGCCGCGGACATCAAAGAGGCCGAGGTTCTGCTGAGGCAGGCTGAAGTCGCCAG tttcctatgtggtgtagaTTTTCaaatattggaagctgaaaatggaagaaaaataaagacgcGCAAAAATCAACACCCCATGGACGCCATCCAGCGACCAGAACAACACCAAAGGAACGCAGGAGCTTCTGATAGCTGTGAGAGACCTCAGTCAGATTCTATAATG gagtttGAGGAGGGCGTGAAGGATAAATTTGGGCAGGTAAAGGAGCACGTGGAGGAACGAGGAGATGCGGTTCTTCAGGCCAGAAGACGAGCCGACGAGCTGCAGCTGGAGGCCAAAGAGTTACTGGTTCAGACCAGCATCAAACTGGAGAGACTGGGAG AGTTGGAGAGTTCTTATGAGTCCAATCAGCTGATCCTGAAGACCAAAGCTGCAGAACTGGCTCAGCTAGAGGAAGCTGTTCGTTTGCTGCTGGATGAGATCAGCCACAAAGTCACGCTCTACAGCACCTGTGTGTGA